In Thunnus albacares chromosome 10, fThuAlb1.1, whole genome shotgun sequence, a single window of DNA contains:
- the si:dkeyp-115e12.6 gene encoding centromere protein F isoform X2 produces the protein MSWAEEDWTVGLSGRVLQKVKELQVHQERLSRENKQKQLQLDNINTSLEKQTVKYEEVRGELQSVHRELQSVREEAKVAVTSGQRLSQDLQTKQAQVCSLEGQLDASRSVNNKLTQEVKRLEAELEKLQNSSRSADTTLFSTPCWNTASPWENNGSRKEERSGQRDEGQNRALQIRRLQFSDMPTASLPRQQHKSTPHRHPSDQSDSFSTPLAAFPWERDDSRQAAKRRSPSSPQTPAVDISHAQSEQGVCGKEKDPGTQTDISLSELRSRISSLEEELRVKAEALKSTQNEMVQSKKELASRDLSLQRARDELSLAHTRMAQESERASRGEQRLKQLQEEMKCQRQNAESSRLQHQQRTKELEKQNQRDLLELQKERQCLEKHHQQEMNKLNQELQQARTLHNALQAQADKLSLQKQALDKELETLKEKLKWTEGQLQESQKKEAQTQAKLTEAVREAEGVAVSLEQSRKKERVLEEEGKRLAEERGDALRLLKELQEQKAAPVPLQPAQYCSVGQSFSPQPSLSHQSRLSTYTKRPATSRAEQTREKEEEEEYEGKAEITASYPTDREPGEGIDSEHITVLISQDSERLQGGRHRRGSNDEENKSRNETMECDSSGTNKPSSFDQVLCRSSESTSVTPTMTSMDGDNCRLMRSADKTPPLKSEQAIASKELQKENATLRSELQDVREELQKRLEDLEVQRRAESEARTRLKQLSRKHASQGVEKDEQDKEWKAQLEKERAETERLRKALSALETEMKRGREERENNERKEEEEGTKKTQEDRESEMIELNIQLKKQLAEVKAQLALEREERQREEEERNQIINTDKHIKTELNMKLAELEAKLEELKCSRNEDSLEEDKLSVANSPLPYLTLHNDELNSNIIGWEKKLLPSPEQHLLFCQSTNQRNTLVSQATMDLIQEEQTVIDPEHSHLSDEGQTRPVVSDLHCQRGDSAPADLTKEVDRLRKENLRETDRANQCEVKLKALQNQVTSQTKQLTMAFENQSQHISGLLAELQEKESTLLSQGEELQRCKQELEALKAGREGEAIGVKEVEKKESKEERRERGSRDDSVDSPEFQPNHEKESAVTFFTTTSLTDTDSHAQKDASQPEIGTSDAKKPTPISSEVDNASNALSEAQRQDSELDSEKTQSNHDSACVKTECGQDGGTTGVVAELLALQKENQLLKQRIEALMVSDTNNLALHAASENQEDPVEQDQNTGNVTLSCSKEQKTTNVPSDITTEARQSLLLSMRRSEDERQVLEREDKSTTEADEEAEAASQLQINHLEQQVVALQKKLRALSEETQQQNEELAVWRLASQPAPTFEHILPNKDNQSEIQDQVSSQQHTYDMTHILHQEPAPLGVPQNPGHVTVIREDELFLSCSTKKLQGRMMFSRLQQSNLSEPKSLQSSKKTSVQDTAEIDMESEKENQEISFLQQSDTCPTQHKEKRDTELLQTSSEKTGQQHITKDPHKVSKSQIRPKSETPEAKPNTSRATNEINTTNDSPERDFRTETRTVSSQTEESLYPCSPPTASELHCAYTQTEEEEEEEEDDEELVDSPPVSPVPLSGVAESGDKMLFTSSFPIPADPARLAERIRRNRTQLSAAFDDTEYEPYGLPEVVMKGFADIPTGPSCPYIVRRGLLGTAVVPAPQKDPGQEETD, from the exons ATGAGCTGGGCTGAGGAGGACTGGACAGTGGGGCTGTCTGGACGGGTCCTGCAAAAGGTGAAGGAGCTGCAGGTCCATCAGGAGCGTCTGTCCAGAGagaacaagcagaaacagctgcagctggaCAACATCAATACTAGCcttgaaaaacaaactgtgaag TATGAGGAGGTGCGGGGAGAGCTCCAGTCTGTGCACAGGGAGCTCCAGAGTGTTCGGGAGGAGGCCAAGGTGGCAGTGACCAGCGGCCAGCGCCTGTCCCAGGATCTTCAGACCAAGCAAGCCCAAGTATGTTCCTTGGAGGGCCAGCTGGACGCTTCGCGCTCCGTCAACAACAAACTCACACAGGAAGTCAAAAG GCTGGAGGCAGAACTGGAGAAgctgcagaacagcagcaggTCGGCAGACACCACTCTGTTCTCAACACCCTGCTGGAATACAGCCTCACCCTGGGAAAACAATG GGAGCAGAAAGGAGGAGCGGTCAGggcagagagatgaaggacagaacCGGGCGCTCCAAATCCGA CGGCTCCAGTTCTCAGACATGCCTACGGCCTCGTTGCCACGACAGCAACACAAGAGCACACCCCACCGCCACCCTTCAGACCAATCGGACTCCTTCTCTACTCCCTTGGCTGCGTTTCCGTGGGAACGGGATGACTCGAGGCAGGCAGCCAAGAGACGATCCCCGTCTTCTCCCCAGACGCCCGCCGTTGACATCAGTCATGCCCAGTCAGAGCAGGGGGTTTGTGGGAAGGAGAAGGACCCTGGgacacaaacagaca TATCTTTGTCAGAACTGCGGAGTCGCATTTCTTctctggaggaggagctgcGTGTGAAGGCTGAGGCATTGAAGTCAACTCAGAACGAAATGGTGCAGAGCAAGAAGGAGCTCGCCAGCAGGGACCTCAGTCTGCAGAGAGCCCGCGACGAGCTCAGCCTGGCACACACACGTATGGCCCAGGAGAGTGAACGG gcaTCAAGAGGAGAGCAGAGGCTGAAGCAGCTACAAGAAGAGATGAAGTGTCAGAGGCAGAATGCTGAGAGTAGCCGACTGCAACACCAGCAACGCACCAAAGAGCTGGAGAAACAAAATCAGAGG gatttgttggagCTTCAGAAGGAAAGACAGTGTCTAGAGAAGCACCATCAGCAGGAGATGAATAAGCTCAACCAGGAGCTCCAGCAGGCCAGGACACTCCACAATGCCCTGCAGGCCCAGGCTGACaag CTGTCTCTGCAGAAGCAGGCGTTGGATAAAGAATTGGAGACTctgaaagagaaactgaaatgGACGGAGGGACAGCTGCAGGAGAGCCAAAAGAAAGAGGCACAGACACAAGCCAAACTGaca GAAGCGGTGCGTGAGGCGGAGGGTGTGGCAGTGAGTCTGGAACAGAGCAGGAAGAAAGAGCGAGttctggaggaggaggggaagagacTGGCAGAGGAGCGAGGTGACGCCTTGCGTCTCCTCAAAGAACTGCAAG AGCAAAAAGCTGCCCCAGTACCTCTACAACCGGCCCAGTATTGCTCTGTTGGACAGAGCTTCTCCCCTCAACCTTCCCTCTCTCATCAGTCTCGACTGTCAACTTATACAAAGAGGCCTGCCACCAGCCGAGCCGAGCAGACGAgggaaaaggaagaagaggaggagtacGAGGGAAAGGCAGAGATTACAGCATCTTACCCCACTGACAGAGAGCCAGGTGAAGGCATAGACTCTGAACACATCACTGTCCTCATCTCACAAGACTCTGAGCGTTTGCAAGGAGGACGacacagaagaggaagtaacGATGAGGAGAACAAGAGTAGAAATGAGACGATGGAGTGTGACAGCTCTGGGACAAACAAGCCTTCCTCATTTGATCAAGTACTGTGCAGATCCTCCGAGTCTACTTCTGTTACACCCACCATGACTTCCATGGATGGTGATAACTGCAGGTTGATGCGCTCTGCTGATAAGACACCACCTCTCAAGTCCGAGCAGGCCATAGCCTCCAAAGAGCTCCAGAAGGAGAATGCCACACTACGTTCAGAGTTACAAGATGTGCGTGAAGAACTCCAGAAACGACTGGAGGATCTTGAGGTCCAACGACGGGCTGAGTCAGAAGCCAGAACCCGGCTGAAACAGCTCAGCCGAAAACACGCCAGCCAGGGTGTGGAGAAAGACGAGCAGGACAAGGAATGGAAGGcacagctggagaaggagagggCTGAGACAGAAAGGTTGAGGAAGGCCCTGTCAGCTTTggagacagagatgaagagaggaagggaagaaagagaaaataatgagagaaaagaggaggaggagggaacaaagaaaacacaagaagaCAGGGAGAGCGAAATGATAGAACTTAATATCCAGCTGAAGAAGCAGCTAGCAGAGGTTAAGGCCCAGTTAGCTTTAGAAcgagaagagagacagagagaggaagaggagcgcaatcaaataataaacacagataaacatatAAAGACGGAGCTGAACATGAAACTGGCAGAACTTGAGGCCAAACTGGAGGAACTAAAGTGCAGCAGAAATGAAGACTCATTGGAAGAGGACAAACTCTCAGTAGCCAACAGCCCGCTGCCATATCTGACTCTTCATAATGATGAGCTCAACTCCAACATCATTGGCTGGGAAAAGAAACTCCTCCCTTCACCTGAGCAGCATCTCCTCTTCTGTCAGTCCACCAACCAACGCAACACACTTGTATCTCAGGCAACAATGGATCTTATCCAAGAAGAGCAAACGGTGATAGATCCTGAACACTCACATCTGTCGGATGAGGGGCAAACAAGGCCAGTGGTCTCAGACCTCCACTGCCAGAGGGGTGATTCTGCCCCCGCTGATTTGACAAAGGAGGTGGATCGATTACGGAAAGAAAACTTAAGGGAGACAGATCGTGCTAACCAGTGCGAGGTTAAACTGAAAGCCCTGCAGAACCAG GTGACAAGTCAGACCAAACAGTTAACCATGGCCTTTGAGAACCAGAGCCAGCACATCTCTGGACTTCTAGCTGAGCTACAGGAGAAGGAGAGCACCCTCCTCAGCCAGGGAGAGGAACTGCAGCGCTGCAAGCAAGAGCTGGAAGCACTCAAGGctggaagagagggagaggcgaTAGGTGTCAAAGAGGTAGAGAAGAAAGAATCAAAAGAAGAGAGGCGAGAGAGGGGAAGCCGAGATGATTCAGTGGATTCCCCTGAATTTCAACCAAATCACGAAAAGGAGTCAGCTGTTACCTTCTTCACTACAACCTCACTGACTGACACTGACTCTCATGCACAAAAAGATGCAAGTCAACCAGAGATTGGGACCTCTGATGCTAAAAAACCAACACCTATCAGCAGTGAAGTAGATAATGCAAGCAATGCATTATCAGAGGCTCAGCGTCAAGACTCTGAACTGGACTCTGAAAAGACTCAAAGTAACCATGACTCTGCTTGTGTGAAGACTGAGTGTGGTCAAGATGGAGGAACAACAGGCGTAGTTGCAGAACTACTCGCTCTCCAAAAGGAGAATCAGCTGCTGAAACAAAGAATTGAGGCCTTGATGGTTTCAGACACAAACAACTTAGCACTACACGCTGCCAGCGAAAACCAAGAAGACCCAGTGGAGCAAGACCAAAACACAGGAAATGTAACTCTGTCCTGctcaaaggagcagaaaacaactAATGTGCCAAGTGACATCACCACCGAAGCACGACAGTCTCTGCTGCTGAGTATGAGAAGGAGTGAAGATGAAAGACAAGTTTTAGAAAGGGAAGAtaaaagtacaactgaggctgatgaaGAGGCTGAGGCAGCATCTCAGCTTCAGATCAACCATCTAGAGCAACAG GTTGTGGCGCTGCAGAAGAAACTTCGGGCTCTCTCTGAGGAGACCCAGCAGCAGAACGAGGAGCTGGCTGTTTGGAGATTAGCCTCTCAACCCGCCCCAACATTTGAACACATCCTTCCCAACAAAGACAACCAGTCTGAGATCCAGGACCAGGTCTCAAGCCAGCAGCACACTTATGACATGACCCACATTCTTCATCAGGAACCAGCACCTCTGGGTGTCCCCCAGAACCccggtcatgtgacagtcatcAGAGAAGATGAGTTATTCCTGTCCTGCTCCACCAAGAAACTTCAGGGTCGCATGATGTTCTCCAG ACTGCAGCAGAGCAACCTCTCTGAACCGAAGAGTCTCCAGTCTTCAAAAAAGACTTCAGTACAGGACACTGCCGAGATTGACATg gaatctgaaaaagaaaaccagGAGATCAGCTTCTTACAGCAGTCGGATACCTGtccaacacaacacaaagagaagagagataCTGAACTTCTGCAAACATCATCTGAGAAAACAGGTCAACAACACATCACCAAAGATCCCCACAAAGTCTCAAAGAGCCAAATCAGACCAAAATCAGAAACTCCTGAGGCCAAACCAAACACTTCCAGAGCAAccaatgaaataaacacaaccAATGACTCCCCAGAGAGAGATTTCAGGACAGAAACGAGAACCGTCAGCAGTCAAACAGAAGAAAGTTTGTATCCTTGCAGTCCTCCAACAGCATCTGAACTCCActgtgcatacacacagactgaggaggaggaagaagaagaggaggatgatgaagagtTAGTGGATTCACCCCCTGTCTCTCCTGTCCCGCTATCTGGGGTGGCAGAGTCAGGAGACAAAATGTTGTTTACTAGTTCCTTCCCTATCCCGGCTGACCCGGCGCGTCTTGCAGAAAGAATCCGCCGGAACAGGACACAACTGTCAGCCGCTTTTGACGACACCGAATATGAACCGTACGGCCTGCCGGAAGTTGTCATGAAAG GTTTTGCAGACATCCCCACTGGTCCGTCATGTCCCTACATAGTGAGGAGGGGTTTGTTAGGAACGGCTGTCGTACCCGCCCCTCAGAAAGACCCGGGACAGGAGGAGACAGATTAA
- the si:dkeyp-115e12.6 gene encoding centromere protein F isoform X1 gives MSWAEEDWTVGLSGRVLQKVKELQVHQERLSRENKQKQLQLDNINTSLEKQTVKYEEVRGELQSVHRELQSVREEAKVAVTSGQRLSQDLQTKQAQVCSLEGQLDASRSVNNKLTQEVKRLEAELEKLQNSSRSADTTLFSTPCWNTASPWENNGSRKEERSGQRDEGQNRALQIRQRLQFSDMPTASLPRQQHKSTPHRHPSDQSDSFSTPLAAFPWERDDSRQAAKRRSPSSPQTPAVDISHAQSEQGVCGKEKDPGTQTDISLSELRSRISSLEEELRVKAEALKSTQNEMVQSKKELASRDLSLQRARDELSLAHTRMAQESERASRGEQRLKQLQEEMKCQRQNAESSRLQHQQRTKELEKQNQRDLLELQKERQCLEKHHQQEMNKLNQELQQARTLHNALQAQADKLSLQKQALDKELETLKEKLKWTEGQLQESQKKEAQTQAKLTEAVREAEGVAVSLEQSRKKERVLEEEGKRLAEERGDALRLLKELQEQKAAPVPLQPAQYCSVGQSFSPQPSLSHQSRLSTYTKRPATSRAEQTREKEEEEEYEGKAEITASYPTDREPGEGIDSEHITVLISQDSERLQGGRHRRGSNDEENKSRNETMECDSSGTNKPSSFDQVLCRSSESTSVTPTMTSMDGDNCRLMRSADKTPPLKSEQAIASKELQKENATLRSELQDVREELQKRLEDLEVQRRAESEARTRLKQLSRKHASQGVEKDEQDKEWKAQLEKERAETERLRKALSALETEMKRGREERENNERKEEEEGTKKTQEDRESEMIELNIQLKKQLAEVKAQLALEREERQREEEERNQIINTDKHIKTELNMKLAELEAKLEELKCSRNEDSLEEDKLSVANSPLPYLTLHNDELNSNIIGWEKKLLPSPEQHLLFCQSTNQRNTLVSQATMDLIQEEQTVIDPEHSHLSDEGQTRPVVSDLHCQRGDSAPADLTKEVDRLRKENLRETDRANQCEVKLKALQNQVTSQTKQLTMAFENQSQHISGLLAELQEKESTLLSQGEELQRCKQELEALKAGREGEAIGVKEVEKKESKEERRERGSRDDSVDSPEFQPNHEKESAVTFFTTTSLTDTDSHAQKDASQPEIGTSDAKKPTPISSEVDNASNALSEAQRQDSELDSEKTQSNHDSACVKTECGQDGGTTGVVAELLALQKENQLLKQRIEALMVSDTNNLALHAASENQEDPVEQDQNTGNVTLSCSKEQKTTNVPSDITTEARQSLLLSMRRSEDERQVLEREDKSTTEADEEAEAASQLQINHLEQQVVALQKKLRALSEETQQQNEELAVWRLASQPAPTFEHILPNKDNQSEIQDQVSSQQHTYDMTHILHQEPAPLGVPQNPGHVTVIREDELFLSCSTKKLQGRMMFSRLQQSNLSEPKSLQSSKKTSVQDTAEIDMESEKENQEISFLQQSDTCPTQHKEKRDTELLQTSSEKTGQQHITKDPHKVSKSQIRPKSETPEAKPNTSRATNEINTTNDSPERDFRTETRTVSSQTEESLYPCSPPTASELHCAYTQTEEEEEEEEDDEELVDSPPVSPVPLSGVAESGDKMLFTSSFPIPADPARLAERIRRNRTQLSAAFDDTEYEPYGLPEVVMKGFADIPTGPSCPYIVRRGLLGTAVVPAPQKDPGQEETD, from the exons ATGAGCTGGGCTGAGGAGGACTGGACAGTGGGGCTGTCTGGACGGGTCCTGCAAAAGGTGAAGGAGCTGCAGGTCCATCAGGAGCGTCTGTCCAGAGagaacaagcagaaacagctgcagctggaCAACATCAATACTAGCcttgaaaaacaaactgtgaag TATGAGGAGGTGCGGGGAGAGCTCCAGTCTGTGCACAGGGAGCTCCAGAGTGTTCGGGAGGAGGCCAAGGTGGCAGTGACCAGCGGCCAGCGCCTGTCCCAGGATCTTCAGACCAAGCAAGCCCAAGTATGTTCCTTGGAGGGCCAGCTGGACGCTTCGCGCTCCGTCAACAACAAACTCACACAGGAAGTCAAAAG GCTGGAGGCAGAACTGGAGAAgctgcagaacagcagcaggTCGGCAGACACCACTCTGTTCTCAACACCCTGCTGGAATACAGCCTCACCCTGGGAAAACAATG GGAGCAGAAAGGAGGAGCGGTCAGggcagagagatgaaggacagaacCGGGCGCTCCAAATCCGA CAGCGGCTCCAGTTCTCAGACATGCCTACGGCCTCGTTGCCACGACAGCAACACAAGAGCACACCCCACCGCCACCCTTCAGACCAATCGGACTCCTTCTCTACTCCCTTGGCTGCGTTTCCGTGGGAACGGGATGACTCGAGGCAGGCAGCCAAGAGACGATCCCCGTCTTCTCCCCAGACGCCCGCCGTTGACATCAGTCATGCCCAGTCAGAGCAGGGGGTTTGTGGGAAGGAGAAGGACCCTGGgacacaaacagaca TATCTTTGTCAGAACTGCGGAGTCGCATTTCTTctctggaggaggagctgcGTGTGAAGGCTGAGGCATTGAAGTCAACTCAGAACGAAATGGTGCAGAGCAAGAAGGAGCTCGCCAGCAGGGACCTCAGTCTGCAGAGAGCCCGCGACGAGCTCAGCCTGGCACACACACGTATGGCCCAGGAGAGTGAACGG gcaTCAAGAGGAGAGCAGAGGCTGAAGCAGCTACAAGAAGAGATGAAGTGTCAGAGGCAGAATGCTGAGAGTAGCCGACTGCAACACCAGCAACGCACCAAAGAGCTGGAGAAACAAAATCAGAGG gatttgttggagCTTCAGAAGGAAAGACAGTGTCTAGAGAAGCACCATCAGCAGGAGATGAATAAGCTCAACCAGGAGCTCCAGCAGGCCAGGACACTCCACAATGCCCTGCAGGCCCAGGCTGACaag CTGTCTCTGCAGAAGCAGGCGTTGGATAAAGAATTGGAGACTctgaaagagaaactgaaatgGACGGAGGGACAGCTGCAGGAGAGCCAAAAGAAAGAGGCACAGACACAAGCCAAACTGaca GAAGCGGTGCGTGAGGCGGAGGGTGTGGCAGTGAGTCTGGAACAGAGCAGGAAGAAAGAGCGAGttctggaggaggaggggaagagacTGGCAGAGGAGCGAGGTGACGCCTTGCGTCTCCTCAAAGAACTGCAAG AGCAAAAAGCTGCCCCAGTACCTCTACAACCGGCCCAGTATTGCTCTGTTGGACAGAGCTTCTCCCCTCAACCTTCCCTCTCTCATCAGTCTCGACTGTCAACTTATACAAAGAGGCCTGCCACCAGCCGAGCCGAGCAGACGAgggaaaaggaagaagaggaggagtacGAGGGAAAGGCAGAGATTACAGCATCTTACCCCACTGACAGAGAGCCAGGTGAAGGCATAGACTCTGAACACATCACTGTCCTCATCTCACAAGACTCTGAGCGTTTGCAAGGAGGACGacacagaagaggaagtaacGATGAGGAGAACAAGAGTAGAAATGAGACGATGGAGTGTGACAGCTCTGGGACAAACAAGCCTTCCTCATTTGATCAAGTACTGTGCAGATCCTCCGAGTCTACTTCTGTTACACCCACCATGACTTCCATGGATGGTGATAACTGCAGGTTGATGCGCTCTGCTGATAAGACACCACCTCTCAAGTCCGAGCAGGCCATAGCCTCCAAAGAGCTCCAGAAGGAGAATGCCACACTACGTTCAGAGTTACAAGATGTGCGTGAAGAACTCCAGAAACGACTGGAGGATCTTGAGGTCCAACGACGGGCTGAGTCAGAAGCCAGAACCCGGCTGAAACAGCTCAGCCGAAAACACGCCAGCCAGGGTGTGGAGAAAGACGAGCAGGACAAGGAATGGAAGGcacagctggagaaggagagggCTGAGACAGAAAGGTTGAGGAAGGCCCTGTCAGCTTTggagacagagatgaagagaggaagggaagaaagagaaaataatgagagaaaagaggaggaggagggaacaaagaaaacacaagaagaCAGGGAGAGCGAAATGATAGAACTTAATATCCAGCTGAAGAAGCAGCTAGCAGAGGTTAAGGCCCAGTTAGCTTTAGAAcgagaagagagacagagagaggaagaggagcgcaatcaaataataaacacagataaacatatAAAGACGGAGCTGAACATGAAACTGGCAGAACTTGAGGCCAAACTGGAGGAACTAAAGTGCAGCAGAAATGAAGACTCATTGGAAGAGGACAAACTCTCAGTAGCCAACAGCCCGCTGCCATATCTGACTCTTCATAATGATGAGCTCAACTCCAACATCATTGGCTGGGAAAAGAAACTCCTCCCTTCACCTGAGCAGCATCTCCTCTTCTGTCAGTCCACCAACCAACGCAACACACTTGTATCTCAGGCAACAATGGATCTTATCCAAGAAGAGCAAACGGTGATAGATCCTGAACACTCACATCTGTCGGATGAGGGGCAAACAAGGCCAGTGGTCTCAGACCTCCACTGCCAGAGGGGTGATTCTGCCCCCGCTGATTTGACAAAGGAGGTGGATCGATTACGGAAAGAAAACTTAAGGGAGACAGATCGTGCTAACCAGTGCGAGGTTAAACTGAAAGCCCTGCAGAACCAG GTGACAAGTCAGACCAAACAGTTAACCATGGCCTTTGAGAACCAGAGCCAGCACATCTCTGGACTTCTAGCTGAGCTACAGGAGAAGGAGAGCACCCTCCTCAGCCAGGGAGAGGAACTGCAGCGCTGCAAGCAAGAGCTGGAAGCACTCAAGGctggaagagagggagaggcgaTAGGTGTCAAAGAGGTAGAGAAGAAAGAATCAAAAGAAGAGAGGCGAGAGAGGGGAAGCCGAGATGATTCAGTGGATTCCCCTGAATTTCAACCAAATCACGAAAAGGAGTCAGCTGTTACCTTCTTCACTACAACCTCACTGACTGACACTGACTCTCATGCACAAAAAGATGCAAGTCAACCAGAGATTGGGACCTCTGATGCTAAAAAACCAACACCTATCAGCAGTGAAGTAGATAATGCAAGCAATGCATTATCAGAGGCTCAGCGTCAAGACTCTGAACTGGACTCTGAAAAGACTCAAAGTAACCATGACTCTGCTTGTGTGAAGACTGAGTGTGGTCAAGATGGAGGAACAACAGGCGTAGTTGCAGAACTACTCGCTCTCCAAAAGGAGAATCAGCTGCTGAAACAAAGAATTGAGGCCTTGATGGTTTCAGACACAAACAACTTAGCACTACACGCTGCCAGCGAAAACCAAGAAGACCCAGTGGAGCAAGACCAAAACACAGGAAATGTAACTCTGTCCTGctcaaaggagcagaaaacaactAATGTGCCAAGTGACATCACCACCGAAGCACGACAGTCTCTGCTGCTGAGTATGAGAAGGAGTGAAGATGAAAGACAAGTTTTAGAAAGGGAAGAtaaaagtacaactgaggctgatgaaGAGGCTGAGGCAGCATCTCAGCTTCAGATCAACCATCTAGAGCAACAG GTTGTGGCGCTGCAGAAGAAACTTCGGGCTCTCTCTGAGGAGACCCAGCAGCAGAACGAGGAGCTGGCTGTTTGGAGATTAGCCTCTCAACCCGCCCCAACATTTGAACACATCCTTCCCAACAAAGACAACCAGTCTGAGATCCAGGACCAGGTCTCAAGCCAGCAGCACACTTATGACATGACCCACATTCTTCATCAGGAACCAGCACCTCTGGGTGTCCCCCAGAACCccggtcatgtgacagtcatcAGAGAAGATGAGTTATTCCTGTCCTGCTCCACCAAGAAACTTCAGGGTCGCATGATGTTCTCCAG ACTGCAGCAGAGCAACCTCTCTGAACCGAAGAGTCTCCAGTCTTCAAAAAAGACTTCAGTACAGGACACTGCCGAGATTGACATg gaatctgaaaaagaaaaccagGAGATCAGCTTCTTACAGCAGTCGGATACCTGtccaacacaacacaaagagaagagagataCTGAACTTCTGCAAACATCATCTGAGAAAACAGGTCAACAACACATCACCAAAGATCCCCACAAAGTCTCAAAGAGCCAAATCAGACCAAAATCAGAAACTCCTGAGGCCAAACCAAACACTTCCAGAGCAAccaatgaaataaacacaaccAATGACTCCCCAGAGAGAGATTTCAGGACAGAAACGAGAACCGTCAGCAGTCAAACAGAAGAAAGTTTGTATCCTTGCAGTCCTCCAACAGCATCTGAACTCCActgtgcatacacacagactgaggaggaggaagaagaagaggaggatgatgaagagtTAGTGGATTCACCCCCTGTCTCTCCTGTCCCGCTATCTGGGGTGGCAGAGTCAGGAGACAAAATGTTGTTTACTAGTTCCTTCCCTATCCCGGCTGACCCGGCGCGTCTTGCAGAAAGAATCCGCCGGAACAGGACACAACTGTCAGCCGCTTTTGACGACACCGAATATGAACCGTACGGCCTGCCGGAAGTTGTCATGAAAG GTTTTGCAGACATCCCCACTGGTCCGTCATGTCCCTACATAGTGAGGAGGGGTTTGTTAGGAACGGCTGTCGTACCCGCCCCTCAGAAAGACCCGGGACAGGAGGAGACAGATTAA